The window ATCCATATACAGCACTCTTTAGTACCTTCAATCAGCTGCGTGGCAACGAGGCCGCTGTGGTGCAGGTACTGTTTTGCGGCGTGCAGAACGCCTGGGCCGAAAGCATCGTTGCGTCAGTCAGCGACGAGCGGGGTGGGTCATTTTTTATCGATGCGCCGGAAATGCCTCATCTTGCAAGAGAGAAAGTATCCCGGCCACTGCTCGGGGCAGCGATTCGCATAGCCGCATTCGCGGACGATATCGACGATGCGGGCGTCCTGTTGCAGCACAGCACGCTGGCGCTCGTTGTGGCCTCAGCCAGCCCCCATAACGCGCTGGCGGCACTGCATACCCCCGCGTACACCATCGAGCAGCGGCTGGGCGATCTCGTCATGAGGCAAACGCACCGGGTCGGCATGCTGCTCAATACAAAGGAACTGGCAACGTTTGTGCACTTTCCACCTGTCCAATTATCAAAAAAGCTGCTGCCCAGCCACACCACCACCAAGCGCGCCCCAAGCTACCTTTTCAACCAGTCTTATATATTAGGCATGAATGAGCATCAGCGCCAAAGCGTTGAAGTCGGGATCGATACCAGCCAGCGCCTGAAGCACCTGCACATTATCGGCGGTACCGGCATGGGAAAGTCAACGCTTCTGCACAGCCTCATCAGCCAGGACATCGCGCAAGGCACCGGCTGCTGCGTGTTGGACCCGCACGGCGACCTGATCGATACCGTACTGAAATCCATTCCACCGGAGCGCATTCATGACGTGGTACTGATCGACCCGTCGGACAGCGGCTATCCGGTTGGATTGAACATCCTGCAAGCCCATAGCGACATTGAGCGGGAACTGCTGGCCTCGGACCTGGTGGCACTGTTTAAGCGCTTTAGTACGTCATGGGGCGACCAGCTTCATAGTGTGCTTGCTAATGCTATCATGGCATTTTTATACAACACCAAGCCGGGGCATATTGGGGACTTGCGCAAATTCCTGATTGAACCCGCATTTCGCGCAACAACCCTGCACACCTGCACCGACGAGGAACTCGTCTACTACTGGCACAAAGAATACCCGCTATTGAAAACCTCCTCCATCGGCTCAATATTAACGAGACTTGATAGCTTTTTGCGCCCGAAAAGCATCCGCGCCATGGTCTGCCAGCATCAGGGGTTGGACTTTCATGAATTAATGAACGGCAGCAAGATCGTACTGGTCAAGCTCGCCCAAGGATTAATTGGAGGCGATAATAGCTATCTGTTAGGTGCTTTGATTGTATCCAAACTACAGCAGGCCGCCCTGGCCCGGCAGCAGCTGACTGCTGCCGCCCGCACACCGTTTTTCTGCTACATCGACGAGTTTCACCATTTTATAACGCCCTCGCTCAATACTATTTTGAGCGGTGCCCGAAAGTATGGCTTGGGACTGATTTGCGTACACCAGGACATGCAGCAATTGCAGCGTGTCGATAGCGATATTGCCAGTTCGCTCATGTCCAATGCCGGTACCCGCATCTGCTTCAGGCTGGGCGACACCGATGCCAAGCGGATGCAGGAGGGGTTTAGCGGCTTTAATGCAGAAGATTTCCAAAATTTGAATATTGGTGCAGCTATTGCACGGGTCAATACCGCCGATGCCGATTTTAATCTCTCTGTGATCCCCACAGCCCCGCACCATGAAGATTACGGCACCGACATTATTGCTGCCTCGCGAAATCAGTACAGTGTTCCTATAGCCCCGAATACAGCTATCCCGCCGCCAACACCACCAATTGAACCAAGCCCGATACCACCACCGCCTCCAACGGCACCATCACCAACCGTTGCCCCAAGGCAAAGGAAGGCGGTACACGGGCAAAAGCCGGATACCGAGCACCGGTATTTGCAGAA is drawn from Mucilaginibacter ginsenosidivorax and contains these coding sequences:
- a CDS encoding type IV secretory system conjugative DNA transfer family protein; translation: MMATSIAQQLTANFYEGERHGRGWHAADHIVDLEPPFSPFRGHEIALPYIDDGRRHTALSTFASWFKSEQTVSIPPVVKDTIAAYPDTDEEPVLVTYAVTLARHFVPRPEAIEHCLTMLASVTLPVSFELIAQAAAIAIQVTCREANAAFVYTQLTAYFPEVAILSSDIDVLAECVQNAAAVYAVDLGIEDEYMRPINTFGKSVLDPYTALFSTFNQLRGNEAAVVQVLFCGVQNAWAESIVASVSDERGGSFFIDAPEMPHLAREKVSRPLLGAAIRIAAFADDIDDAGVLLQHSTLALVVASASPHNALAALHTPAYTIEQRLGDLVMRQTHRVGMLLNTKELATFVHFPPVQLSKKLLPSHTTTKRAPSYLFNQSYILGMNEHQRQSVEVGIDTSQRLKHLHIIGGTGMGKSTLLHSLISQDIAQGTGCCVLDPHGDLIDTVLKSIPPERIHDVVLIDPSDSGYPVGLNILQAHSDIERELLASDLVALFKRFSTSWGDQLHSVLANAIMAFLYNTKPGHIGDLRKFLIEPAFRATTLHTCTDEELVYYWHKEYPLLKTSSIGSILTRLDSFLRPKSIRAMVCQHQGLDFHELMNGSKIVLVKLAQGLIGGDNSYLLGALIVSKLQQAALARQQLTAAARTPFFCYIDEFHHFITPSLNTILSGARKYGLGLICVHQDMQQLQRVDSDIASSLMSNAGTRICFRLGDTDAKRMQEGFSGFNAEDFQNLNIGAAIARVNTADADFNLSVIPTAPHHEDYGTDIIAASRNQYSVPIAPNTAIPPPTPPIEPSPIPPPPPTAPSPTVAPRQRKAVHGQKPDTEHRYLQNFIKTMGEQHGYRANIEVPTRDGKGQIDVLLSKDHETVAFEVSINTDAEWEIHNIGKCLADGCTMVVLCSGSARKLMQVRQKVQQAFPPAEQAKIHLLSPDELPQFFNAAQAATPPVPAVSTMKGYRVKVKYDQVNANGDAQNVIERIIRGGK